In Gasterosteus aculeatus chromosome 15, fGasAcu3.hap1.1, whole genome shotgun sequence, a single genomic region encodes these proteins:
- the rpia gene encoding ribose-5-phosphate isomerase, with amino-acid sequence MGLRRCVSFLKPASRVLSSASRRRTHGAADNMAEEAKKLAAYAAVDNHVQNNQAVGVGSGSTIVYAVDRLAERVRQEKLNVVCVPTSFQARQLILQHGLTLSDLDRHPELDVAIDGADEVDADLTLIKGGGGCLTQEKIVAGCAKHFVVIADYRKDSKALGQQWRKGVPIEVIPMAHVPVSRTIAKRFGGEANLRMAVSKAGPVVTDNSNFILDWKFERADNWKEVNTAIKMIPGVVETGLFVGMAERAYFGMEDGSVQVRDPRVN; translated from the exons atGGGGCTCCGGCGGTGCGTCTCCTTCCTCAAACCCGCGTCTCGAGTTCTCTCTTCGGCATCGCGCAGGCGGACGCACGGAGCCGCTGACAACATGGCGGAAGAGGCGAAGAAACTGGCCGCTTACGCCGCCGTGGACAACCACGTCCAG AACAACCAGGCGGTTGGAGTTGGCAGCGGATCAACCATCGTCTACGCTGTGGACAGATTAG CTGAGCGAGTGCGTCAGGAGAAACTCAACGTCGTGTGCGTGCCGACCTCCTTCCAG GCCCGTCAGCTGATTCTGCAGCACGGCCTCACGCTGTCGGACCTGGACCGGCACCCAGAG CTGGACGTGGCGATCGACGGAGCGGACGAAGTGGACGCCGACCTCACGCTGATAAAAGGCGGAGG CGGCTGCCTGACCCAGGAGAAGATCGTGGCCGGCTGCGCGAAGCACTTCGTCGTCATCGCCGACTACAG GAAGGACTCGAAGGCTCTGGGCCAGCAGTGGAGGAAGGGCGTCCCCATCGAGGTGATCCCCATGGCGCACGTCCCCGTCTCCAGGACGATAGCCAAGCGCTTCGGGGGGGAGGCCAACCTGCGCATGGCCGTCAGCAAGGCA GGCCCCGTGGTCACTGACAACAGCAACTTCATCCTGGACTGGAAGTTTGAGCGCGCTGACAACTGGAAGGAGGTCAACACGGCGATCAAGATGATTCCAG gcGTGGTGGAGACGGGCCTCTTCGTCGGCATGGCGGAGCGGGCTTACTTCGGGATGGAGGACGGCAGCGTGCAGGTCCGAGATCCCCGGGTCAACTGA